In Chryseobacterium gleum, a single genomic region encodes these proteins:
- a CDS encoding pentapeptide repeat-containing protein — protein sequence MMKEAYVSDQDFVNTDGSQIEKGEYENCTFNNCNFEYADLSGFSFTDCEFIECNLSMVKLTKTAFHEVLFKDCKMFGLQFNDCNPFGLSFRFDGCALNNSVFYQTSLKKTVFKNSRLIEADFAESDLSNAVFNNCDLSGAVFDGTNLEKADFRTSVNYSIDPALNRLKKAKFSLSEICGLLYKLDIEIDKNS from the coding sequence ATGATGAAAGAAGCTTATGTCTCTGATCAGGATTTCGTAAATACAGACGGTTCTCAAATAGAAAAAGGAGAGTACGAGAACTGTACTTTCAACAACTGTAATTTTGAATATGCAGATCTGTCTGGGTTCAGTTTTACAGACTGTGAATTTATTGAATGTAACCTCAGCATGGTAAAACTTACTAAGACAGCTTTCCATGAGGTGCTTTTCAAAGATTGTAAAATGTTTGGGCTACAGTTTAATGATTGTAATCCATTTGGATTATCTTTCAGATTTGACGGATGTGCTTTAAACAATTCAGTTTTTTATCAGACTTCTCTTAAGAAAACGGTTTTCAAAAATTCCAGATTAATTGAAGCCGATTTCGCTGAATCTGATTTATCAAATGCTGTCTTCAATAACTGCGATCTGTCGGGCGCTGTTTTCGATGGTACAAACCTCGAAAAAGCAGATTTCAGAACTTCGGTCAATTATTCTATAGATCCGGCTTTAAACAGGCTTAAAAAAGCTAAATTTTCGCTGTCTGAAATATGTGGACTATTGTATAAACTGGATATTGAAATTGATAAGAACAGTTGA
- a CDS encoding response regulator transcription factor, with protein MKILIIEDNHELAQSMKYYLEGENYICECSHHYNEALEKLSFNSYDCILLDIMLPDGNGLNILNYIKTEKISSGILIISAKNALDDKINGLERGADDYITKPFHLPELHARLRAVYRRKKMEGYSEVKFNEIILNTDTYEVIINETRLEVTQKEFELLLYFLVNKNRVLSKQSIANHLWGDYTDNLSNFDFVYQHVKNLRKKIGAAQGKDYIETIYGLGYKFNALKYSGS; from the coding sequence ATGAAAATCCTGATCATAGAAGACAACCATGAACTTGCCCAGAGCATGAAATATTATCTTGAAGGCGAGAACTATATCTGTGAATGTTCCCATCATTACAATGAAGCCCTGGAAAAACTCAGCTTTAATTCGTACGATTGCATTTTGCTGGATATTATGCTGCCTGACGGAAACGGATTAAACATTCTGAATTACATTAAAACCGAAAAAATCAGCAGTGGAATTCTCATTATTTCAGCAAAAAATGCATTAGATGATAAGATCAACGGACTGGAACGGGGTGCTGATGACTATATTACAAAACCTTTCCATTTACCGGAACTCCATGCCAGATTAAGAGCCGTTTACCGTAGAAAAAAAATGGAAGGCTACAGTGAAGTTAAGTTCAATGAGATCATTTTAAATACAGACACTTACGAAGTTATTATTAACGAGACAAGATTGGAAGTTACCCAGAAAGAATTTGAACTCTTGCTGTACTTTCTTGTCAACAAAAACCGTGTATTATCAAAACAATCAATTGCCAATCATCTCTGGGGTGATTATACGGATAATTTATCCAATTTCGATTTTGTTTATCAGCATGTTAAAAATCTCAGAAAAAAAATTGGTGCTGCCCAGGGAAAAGATTATATTGAAACGATCTACGGATTAGGCTACAAGTTCAATGCTTTAAAATATAGTGGCTCATGA
- a CDS encoding TolC family protein produces the protein MLSRIFILALSSVFLVNTAKAQKVLTLQSALETAVHNYGTIKAKESYRLSSQESIELAKRQYLPNLNISLQQDYGTVNGQNGPLYGFGGYGVASSGLPLPDQNWNASFGALYLANVNWEFFAFGKARQRVKVAETKNQRDAKDLSDEIFQHKIKVTAAYLNVLAAKKLKLSYARNLGRTDTIRRIVEVKEKNGLVPGVDLSLAKADYANAMITYTKAKDNEQEQENKLAQLLGIPAQEFVLDSTLLKRIPAGFPTEKSSSLDSHPLLALYKSRIDVSEQEKQFLKTQYYPSFSMVGIFQTRGSGFGSNYAQNQNDYSSSYWDGVHPTRSNYLFGIGVSWNFTQTYRLSKEISAQDYVSQGLKHEYDLAEQQLKAQLDLSDNKWQNALRIYDQVPVQLKSASDAYIQRSVLYKNGLTDLVDLSQAIYALVRAETDRDIAISNVWNALLLKAAAMGDFSVFENEL, from the coding sequence ATGCTTTCAAGAATTTTTATTCTCGCCTTATCATCCGTTTTTTTGGTCAACACAGCAAAAGCACAGAAGGTCCTCACGCTGCAATCTGCACTGGAAACTGCTGTTCACAATTACGGAACTATTAAAGCCAAAGAATCTTACCGGTTATCATCGCAGGAATCGATAGAGTTGGCAAAACGGCAATACCTGCCTAACCTTAATATCAGCCTGCAGCAGGATTATGGAACCGTCAACGGACAAAACGGTCCATTGTATGGATTCGGAGGCTACGGAGTGGCTTCATCCGGACTTCCTCTACCTGATCAAAACTGGAATGCTTCTTTCGGAGCTTTGTACCTGGCTAATGTCAACTGGGAATTTTTCGCTTTCGGAAAAGCCAGGCAAAGAGTGAAAGTTGCAGAAACTAAAAACCAGAGGGATGCCAAAGATTTATCTGATGAAATCTTTCAGCACAAAATAAAAGTTACCGCCGCTTACCTGAATGTTTTAGCTGCAAAAAAATTAAAACTTTCTTACGCCCGGAATCTCGGAAGGACTGATACCATCAGAAGAATCGTTGAGGTTAAAGAAAAAAACGGGCTCGTTCCCGGCGTAGATCTATCACTTGCAAAAGCGGATTACGCCAATGCTATGATCACTTACACCAAAGCAAAAGATAACGAACAGGAGCAGGAAAATAAACTTGCCCAGCTATTGGGAATTCCCGCTCAGGAATTTGTACTGGACAGTACTTTACTGAAAAGAATTCCGGCAGGTTTCCCAACAGAAAAGAGTTCTTCTCTAGACAGTCATCCATTATTGGCTTTATACAAAAGCAGAATTGATGTAAGCGAGCAGGAAAAACAGTTTCTAAAGACACAGTATTATCCGTCATTCTCCATGGTAGGGATCTTTCAGACGAGAGGCTCAGGATTCGGAAGCAACTATGCACAAAACCAGAATGATTATTCCTCCTCCTACTGGGATGGGGTTCACCCTACAAGAAGCAACTACCTCTTTGGAATTGGCGTTTCCTGGAATTTTACACAAACCTACAGGCTCTCAAAGGAAATAAGCGCTCAGGATTATGTAAGCCAGGGTTTGAAACATGAATATGATCTCGCAGAACAACAGTTAAAAGCCCAGCTGGATTTATCCGATAACAAGTGGCAAAATGCCCTCCGGATTTATGATCAGGTTCCGGTTCAGCTCAAATCTGCCAGTGACGCCTATATCCAAAGATCTGTTCTATATAAAAACGGACTGACTGATCTTGTGGATCTGTCCCAGGCTATTTACGCTCTGGTAAGAGCAGAAACCGACAGGGATATCGCCATCAGCAATGTATGGAACGCCTTACTGTTAAAAGCAGCCGCTATGGGAGACTTCTCTGTATTTGAAAATGAACTGTAA
- a CDS encoding C40 family peptidase, whose product MKKRVLFYLVALVSTVSLQSCATNYVVSKPATYTKEYKTDAKLASIDNKKMEQDKQRLIDSFLAEKAASISNAKKAIKNSEIAKAVKHNKTIDGILEEAETYLGTPYRYGGTTRNGIDCSAFVLSVFGAAAGLSLPRVAASQAQEGERVERGELQKGDLIFFSHGRRISHVGIVESVSEDGEIKFIHAATSKGVMISSLNDSYWGPKFRFAKRVINEEGEAYNNLAAVTPATPANF is encoded by the coding sequence ATGAAGAAAAGAGTTTTGTTTTATTTAGTTGCTTTAGTTTCTACAGTTTCATTACAATCGTGTGCTACAAATTATGTGGTTTCAAAACCAGCAACTTACACAAAAGAATACAAAACAGATGCCAAACTAGCTTCTATAGATAACAAAAAAATGGAGCAGGATAAGCAAAGACTTATTGACTCTTTCCTTGCTGAAAAGGCGGCATCTATATCCAATGCTAAAAAAGCAATTAAGAATTCTGAGATTGCAAAAGCAGTCAAACATAATAAAACCATTGATGGTATCCTTGAAGAAGCTGAAACATACCTTGGAACTCCTTATAGATATGGAGGAACTACAAGAAACGGTATAGATTGTTCAGCTTTTGTTCTTTCCGTATTCGGAGCAGCAGCAGGTCTTAGCTTACCAAGAGTAGCAGCATCTCAGGCTCAGGAAGGAGAAAGAGTAGAAAGAGGAGAACTACAGAAGGGAGATCTTATTTTCTTTTCTCATGGAAGAAGAATTTCTCACGTAGGTATTGTAGAAAGTGTTTCTGAAGATGGTGAGATCAAATTTATCCACGCAGCAACATCAAAAGGAGTAATGATTTCTTCACTGAATGATTCTTATTGGGGTCCTAAATTCAGATTTGCCAAGAGGGTAATCAACGAAGAAGGAGAAGCTTACAACAATCTTGCCGCTGTTACTCCAGCTACACCAGCAAATTTTTAA
- a CDS encoding efflux RND transporter periplasmic adaptor subunit: MNRLYKYLIPAILIVSLQSCSHAEKKETKKAEDPASPEIETVNPKQDDFSSSTAIPGELQPYQKVDIYAKVSSFVKKLYVDVGNEVKAGQLLATLEAPEISSQQSAASSALKSKEALYIASKAKYDRLKETSKTPGTISALDLEQALAAQKSDLAQLEAAKASYREVADVKNYLQIRAPFSGNIATRNVSAGAYVGPSGKGSDLPMFSLVQQDRLRLVVNVPESYTGLLNKNGDIKFSIQSIPGETFTAKVSRFAGALDSKLRSQWVEMDVYNKDKRLLPGMVANVILPLSENSKSLSVPSSAVLNSTLGVFVIKVEKNTAHWIPVTSGIANGETTTIIGPVSSNDVIVKTATEEIRDGQNIRIKAPK, from the coding sequence ATGAACCGACTATATAAATATTTAATTCCGGCAATACTTATTGTCAGCCTTCAAAGCTGTAGCCATGCGGAAAAGAAAGAAACTAAAAAGGCAGAAGACCCTGCATCCCCGGAAATCGAAACGGTTAATCCCAAACAGGATGATTTTTCTTCATCCACCGCAATTCCCGGAGAATTGCAGCCTTATCAGAAAGTAGATATCTATGCCAAGGTCAGCAGTTTTGTTAAAAAGTTATATGTAGATGTAGGGAACGAGGTGAAAGCAGGTCAGTTACTGGCTACCTTAGAAGCTCCTGAAATCAGTTCTCAGCAGAGCGCAGCCTCATCAGCTTTAAAATCAAAAGAAGCCCTTTATATTGCCAGCAAAGCGAAATATGATCGTTTAAAAGAAACGAGTAAAACTCCCGGAACCATTTCAGCTCTTGATCTGGAGCAGGCTTTAGCAGCGCAAAAATCTGACCTTGCGCAACTGGAGGCTGCAAAAGCATCCTATCGGGAAGTTGCAGATGTTAAAAACTATCTGCAGATCAGGGCTCCGTTCAGTGGTAATATTGCAACAAGAAATGTAAGTGCAGGAGCTTATGTAGGACCATCAGGAAAAGGCTCCGATCTTCCTATGTTCAGCCTTGTACAGCAGGACAGATTACGCTTGGTGGTTAATGTTCCTGAATCTTATACCGGACTGTTGAATAAAAATGGAGATATTAAGTTCTCCATTCAATCTATTCCCGGAGAGACTTTTACTGCAAAAGTATCAAGATTTGCAGGAGCACTAGACAGCAAATTACGCTCTCAGTGGGTAGAAATGGATGTCTATAACAAAGACAAAAGGCTTTTACCGGGAATGGTAGCCAATGTTATTCTTCCTTTAAGCGAAAACAGTAAATCCTTGTCCGTCCCTTCTTCTGCTGTACTTAATTCCACCCTTGGAGTATTTGTAATTAAAGTAGAAAAAAATACTGCCCATTGGATCCCTGTCACATCAGGAATTGCCAATGGCGAGACCACAACAATTATAGGACCTGTATCTTCAAATGATGTAATTGTAAAGACCGCAACAGAAGAAATCCGCGATGGACAGAATATTAGAATTAAAGCCCCAAAATAG
- a CDS encoding efflux RND transporter permease subunit, whose product MNLIRFALRKPITILVIVAGLFFFGIRSVNSIKVDIFPKLDLPVIYVSHPFSGYTPQQMEAFFAKQYINIFLFVNGIKSIETKNIQGLTLMKINFYPGTDMAQAAAELNSFSTRIQAAFPPGSNPPFIIRFDASTLPVGQLVLSSDKRSNNELLDLANVYVRSTFTSIPGIVSSPPFGGNIRTVVINANPDLLRQHNMTPDQLVEALRLNNQTAPSGNVRIGDKYYITPTNTMIKNVKDFGNIPLYKGSVQNLYLRDVATVTDGADMTSGYALVNGRRSVYLSIAKSADASTWDVVQNLKKQLPQIQSNLPDDVKVSFEFDQSTYVINSVKSLLSEGTIGAILTGLMVILFLGDIRGALIVILTIPTSIISAVLFLNLFGQTINIMTLSGLALAIGILVDESTVTIENIHQHLDMGKPKSLAVWDACKEIAFPKLLILFCILAVFAPAFTMGGIPGSLFLPLALAIGFSMIVSYFLAQTFVPVMANWIMKVKHHKAKDGHVLTDSEELQQAGLSDENDTWSQKEILLQNEDSNRDGKVSMFEKIRFRYLKFLDRIMPYRKILVSAYIILMMVMVALFLNSIGRDVLPQVNGSQFQVRMRIPDGTRIEKTELQTLKLLDGIKEIVGKDNVSITSAYVGTHPTLFSVSPIYLWMAGSHETVLQVGLNEDYHTNMDDLKDKIREKAKSINPDMKLSFEPIELTEKILSQGSPTPIEVRLSGRDKSVNEAYAKKIETELKKIPYLRDVQIGQSIKYPALDINVDRIRAAQLGVDMSDVSRSLVASTSSSRFTEKNIWTDEKAGYSYNVQVQIPENKMNSKEEIAGIPLQKNSNRPNLGDVATIKNSFTYGETDNLGAMPTLTVTANLNHTDLGTASKDVQKVIDNMGELPRGLNVQLIGLSQTLNETLSSLQSSLIIAIVVIFLMLAANFQSFKVSGVVLVTAPAVLVGSLALLIISGSTLNLQSYMGIIMSVGVSISNAVLLITNAEQLRKHNGNALLSAREAAALRLRPIVMTALAMVVGMIPMALGLGEAGDQVSPLGRAVIGGLVASTFAALFILPLAFAWGQGKATTQSVSLDPEDEESIHFMPEIVK is encoded by the coding sequence ATGAACTTAATAAGATTTGCATTAAGAAAACCCATTACGATCTTAGTGATTGTTGCCGGACTGTTTTTCTTTGGAATACGGTCGGTGAACTCCATTAAAGTCGATATCTTTCCCAAACTGGATTTACCGGTAATCTATGTTTCCCATCCTTTCAGCGGATATACTCCTCAGCAGATGGAAGCATTTTTCGCCAAACAATATATTAACATTTTTCTATTCGTCAACGGAATCAAAAGTATTGAAACTAAAAACATCCAGGGGCTGACGTTAATGAAAATTAATTTCTATCCCGGAACCGATATGGCTCAGGCGGCGGCAGAATTGAATTCATTTTCCACCAGAATTCAGGCCGCTTTTCCTCCGGGATCGAATCCTCCTTTTATCATTCGCTTTGATGCCTCCACACTTCCGGTCGGACAGCTTGTTCTAAGCAGTGATAAAAGATCAAACAATGAACTGCTTGATCTTGCCAACGTTTATGTTCGTTCCACATTTACTTCAATTCCGGGAATTGTTTCATCACCTCCTTTCGGAGGAAATATCCGGACAGTGGTGATTAATGCCAATCCTGATTTGCTTCGTCAACATAACATGACACCAGACCAGCTCGTAGAAGCACTGAGGCTGAACAACCAGACCGCACCGTCAGGAAACGTAAGAATAGGTGATAAATACTATATTACCCCAACCAATACGATGATTAAAAATGTAAAGGATTTTGGAAATATTCCCCTCTATAAAGGCAGCGTTCAGAATCTATACTTAAGAGATGTTGCTACAGTAACCGACGGGGCAGATATGACCTCTGGCTATGCTCTGGTCAACGGACGCCGTTCGGTATATCTGAGTATTGCTAAAAGTGCCGATGCCTCTACCTGGGATGTGGTTCAGAATCTGAAAAAACAACTGCCACAGATTCAGTCCAACCTTCCGGATGATGTAAAGGTCAGCTTTGAATTTGACCAGTCTACCTATGTCATCAATTCTGTTAAGAGTTTATTGAGTGAAGGAACCATCGGAGCTATTCTTACCGGATTGATGGTTATATTATTCCTTGGGGATATCAGAGGTGCACTGATTGTAATTCTTACAATTCCGACCTCTATTATTTCAGCCGTTTTATTTTTAAATCTTTTCGGCCAGACTATTAATATCATGACTTTAAGCGGGCTCGCCCTCGCCATTGGAATCCTCGTTGATGAAAGTACCGTTACCATAGAAAATATTCACCAGCATCTGGATATGGGAAAACCTAAATCTCTTGCCGTCTGGGATGCCTGTAAAGAAATTGCTTTTCCCAAACTGTTAATTCTATTCTGTATTCTGGCTGTTTTTGCTCCTGCATTTACGATGGGTGGAATTCCGGGATCATTATTCCTGCCTCTTGCATTGGCCATCGGTTTCAGCATGATTGTTTCTTACTTTCTTGCACAGACCTTTGTTCCTGTAATGGCAAACTGGATTATGAAAGTAAAACACCACAAAGCAAAAGACGGCCATGTTCTGACAGACTCTGAAGAACTTCAGCAAGCTGGACTAAGCGATGAAAATGATACATGGAGCCAGAAAGAAATCTTATTACAAAACGAAGACAGCAACCGTGACGGGAAAGTAAGTATGTTTGAAAAAATCCGGTTCCGTTACCTGAAGTTTTTAGACAGAATCATGCCCTACAGAAAAATATTGGTTTCCGCCTATATTATCTTGATGATGGTAATGGTAGCCTTATTCTTAAACAGTATCGGGCGGGATGTTTTACCTCAGGTAAATGGGAGTCAGTTTCAGGTAAGAATGCGTATTCCGGACGGAACGAGAATTGAAAAAACAGAGCTGCAGACCTTAAAATTATTAGATGGCATCAAAGAAATTGTCGGAAAAGACAATGTTTCAATTACATCTGCATATGTAGGTACCCATCCTACCCTTTTTTCCGTAAGCCCTATTTATCTTTGGATGGCAGGCTCACATGAAACCGTTTTACAGGTGGGACTAAATGAGGATTACCATACCAATATGGATGATTTAAAAGATAAAATCAGAGAAAAAGCCAAAAGTATTAATCCTGATATGAAATTGTCTTTTGAACCCATTGAACTGACAGAAAAAATTCTTAGCCAGGGATCACCTACTCCTATTGAAGTAAGATTATCAGGAAGGGATAAAAGCGTGAATGAAGCGTATGCCAAAAAAATAGAAACTGAACTTAAAAAAATACCATATTTAAGAGATGTTCAAATAGGGCAGTCTATAAAATATCCAGCTCTTGACATCAATGTCGATCGTATTCGTGCGGCCCAGCTTGGTGTGGACATGTCAGACGTTTCCCGTTCATTGGTAGCATCCACCTCATCATCAAGATTTACCGAAAAAAATATCTGGACGGATGAAAAAGCAGGTTACAGTTATAACGTACAGGTTCAGATTCCGGAAAATAAAATGAACAGCAAAGAAGAAATAGCAGGAATTCCATTGCAGAAAAATTCAAACAGACCGAATCTGGGTGATGTGGCAACGATTAAAAACAGTTTCACATACGGGGAAACTGACAACCTGGGGGCAATGCCAACACTTACTGTTACAGCCAACCTTAACCATACCGATTTAGGAACTGCTTCAAAAGATGTTCAAAAAGTCATTGATAACATGGGAGAGCTTCCAAGAGGACTCAATGTACAACTGATTGGTTTAAGCCAGACGTTAAATGAGACACTGAGCAGCTTACAAAGCAGCCTGATCATTGCTATTGTTGTGATATTCCTAATGCTTGCGGCTAACTTTCAGTCTTTTAAAGTTTCTGGGGTAGTATTGGTAACCGCACCGGCAGTTCTTGTAGGATCTCTAGCATTATTGATCATCAGCGGATCTACATTAAACCTTCAATCCTATATGGGAATCATTATGTCTGTAGGGGTTTCAATTTCAAATGCCGTGCTGTTAATTACCAACGCAGAACAGCTAAGAAAACATAATGGAAATGCTTTACTTTCCGCAAGAGAAGCTGCCGCCCTGAGGCTAAGACCTATTGTGATGACTGCTTTAGCAATGGTGGTGGGAATGATCCCAATGGCATTAGGACTGGGAGAAGCCGGAGATCAGGTTTCACCGTTGGGCAGAGCTGTAATCGGTGGTTTGGTTGCCTCTACATTTGCCGCCCTTTTTATCCTTCCTCTGGCATTTGCATGGGGACAGGGAAAAGCTACTACCCAAAGTGTTTCCCTTGACCCTGAAGATGAGGAAAGCATTCACTTTATGCCTGAAATTGTTAAATAA
- a CDS encoding sensor histidine kinase — protein MNLLNKISVWFIAIVLLVTPVSMYISYTGIKKRLDNVEIERLKTVNNYVINQLRKGEPPAKTSQGLPITVSLFQGKNIPSEPQVIHTCLEDQGVSRNECKIQINSFADIGSKIYKISSYGYITATKEIMGGMLIALFWKLLLITAVVFITARILSKFILKPFHHAIDRLQKFNIQKKERLDLLPTSTKEFKKLNEFLKTMTDKALEDYASVKEFSENASHEVQTPLAIIQSKIELLAETDINENQAVLLTDIQNSIDKLSRINRSLILLTKLNNNEFLTNEELKFCRVEREALCMYSDHLALKNITLHRNCEKNVYIKIHPTLAEILLSNLLSNAIRHNLEGGKIEINLTRNYFQINNTGLPPHVPTQELFKRFKKSNQSQESIGLGLSIVKQICEVNDFAVHYDFADGWHSITVYFDGNKLHGTSISEKIPDENEILFESVEQIVNFAK, from the coding sequence ATGAATTTATTGAATAAAATATCAGTCTGGTTTATCGCCATTGTATTGCTGGTTACCCCCGTAAGCATGTACATATCATATACCGGTATCAAAAAAAGACTGGATAATGTTGAGATAGAAAGGTTAAAAACTGTCAACAATTACGTTATCAATCAGCTCCGGAAAGGAGAACCCCCGGCAAAAACCTCACAGGGGCTGCCTATTACCGTAAGTTTATTCCAGGGTAAAAACATTCCTTCAGAACCACAAGTCATACACACCTGCCTTGAAGATCAGGGAGTTTCCAGAAATGAATGTAAAATCCAGATCAATTCTTTTGCAGACATCGGCAGTAAAATTTATAAAATTTCTTCATACGGTTACATCACAGCTACAAAAGAAATAATGGGCGGAATGCTCATTGCCCTTTTCTGGAAGCTTTTATTAATCACAGCTGTTGTTTTTATTACAGCACGAATCCTGTCCAAATTTATATTAAAGCCTTTTCATCATGCAATTGACAGGCTTCAGAAATTCAATATTCAGAAAAAAGAAAGGCTTGACCTTTTACCCACCAGCACAAAAGAGTTTAAAAAATTAAATGAGTTTCTGAAAACAATGACAGACAAGGCTCTGGAGGATTATGCTTCCGTCAAAGAGTTTTCCGAAAATGCCTCGCATGAAGTTCAGACTCCTCTAGCCATCATTCAAAGTAAAATTGAGCTGCTGGCAGAAACAGACATCAATGAAAATCAAGCGGTTTTATTAACGGACATTCAAAATTCCATCGATAAATTGAGCAGAATAAACCGCTCACTAATTCTTCTTACCAAACTGAATAACAATGAATTTCTCACGAACGAAGAATTGAAGTTCTGTCGTGTGGAAAGAGAAGCACTGTGCATGTATTCCGATCATTTAGCGTTAAAAAATATTACTTTACACAGAAACTGTGAAAAGAATGTTTATATTAAGATCCACCCTACTTTAGCAGAAATTCTGTTAAGCAATCTTCTTTCAAATGCCATTCGTCATAATCTTGAAGGAGGAAAAATTGAAATAAATTTAACCAGGAATTACTTTCAGATCAATAATACCGGTCTTCCTCCTCATGTTCCCACACAGGAACTATTTAAAAGGTTCAAGAAAAGCAATCAGTCACAGGAAAGTATTGGCCTGGGACTTTCCATTGTGAAACAAATCTGTGAGGTAAATGATTTTGCTGTTCATTATGATTTTGCAGACGGATGGCACAGCATAACGGTATATTTTGACGGTAATAAACTGCACGGAACTTCAATTTCCGAAAAAATACCAGATGAAAATGAAATTCTGTTTGAATCCGTAGAGCAGATAGTAAATTTTGCTAAATAA